A region of Wenzhouxiangella sp. XN24 DNA encodes the following proteins:
- a CDS encoding type II toxin-antitoxin system RelE/ParE family toxin, protein MIKSFKCRETERVFGGRFSRRLPRDVQRLAARKLEILAAAGNLDTLRVPPSNRLEKLKGDRSGQHSIRINDQWRICFVWKGGDALEVEIVDYH, encoded by the coding sequence GTGATCAAGTCCTTCAAGTGTCGGGAAACAGAGCGAGTCTTTGGCGGCCGGTTCTCTCGACGGCTGCCTAGAGATGTTCAACGCTTGGCTGCCAGGAAGCTCGAAATCCTCGCCGCGGCCGGCAACCTGGATACGCTACGGGTTCCGCCATCGAACCGGCTTGAGAAACTAAAAGGCGATAGATCTGGACAACACAGCATTCGAATCAACGATCAGTGGCGGATCTGCTTCGTCTGGAAGGGCGGTGATGCATTGGAGGTTGAGATCGTTGATTACCACTGA